TGCGGTTAACGTTCAATAACATCGCCGTCTGAGTCTATCTCTAATTCTTCACGACGAATAGTTTCTCTGGCTTGGACGGTTTCTGTATCTACTTCTTTGCGAACACTGACCTCTTCACGAACAAAAGCTTGCTTTTGAATGTCAGCGGTTTCTTCATAAAGATCTACTTTTGCTACTTCGTTGCCAGTGAAGTTAGCAGTACCAGGAGCAACAGCAGTGCCAGAGGTAGCGTTTGTACGTTCAATGACGATACGCTCTTTCTCTACGGGAACAGAAACGTTAGCAGTTTCAGTTTCTACTCGTTTGCCAATAGAAACTTCGCCAGCTTTAGCACGCTGCTTATTGACCATCAAGCGTTCTTCGTATAGTCTGATCTTATCGTGATCGGCTACATCGGCTCTAGTTCGGATATCTTCATCTACTTCAGTAACAGCCGTAGCTGCTGCACCTGGGACATCGTAAATGCCAAATTCTTCTACACCATTATGCTCCATGATTGGTTTTGCACGGGCAATTTCTGCTGCTGTGCCATTGACTATGACTAGGTAGCTTCCTCCTTTAACACGATCATTGTATATTTTTGCCTTTTCTTCAGGAATACCCAGACCAATTAAACCTCCAATCAGTCCACCCGCAACAGCACCAATACCCGCACCAGCCAATGTAGTTGCCAGAGTTGTCGCTCCTGCGCCTGCTAGCAAGATTGGTCCAATACCAGGAATTGCTAGTGTTCCTAGACCAACCAATAGTCCACCTAGACCACCTAAAGCACCACCTGTTACTATACCAGTAGCAGCACCATCATCAGCTTTATTACCAGCATCTTCGGTAGTTTCGTGTCCGCCTATTTGATCGGCATCTCTAGCAATGACAGATACATGATCCATGTCATAACCATCATCTTTGAGAGCGCGAACTGCTGCTTCTGCTTCGTCGCGACTATAAAATAGTCCAGAAGCACGTTTATAGAATCTCTTATGATTATCCGTGTTCATGCTATTGTAATTATCCATATTATTGTAATTGTCCATATTATTGTAATTGTCCATATTTTTCTCCTTAGTTTATTTGTATCTTTAGCTAGTTTGAATCGTTGAATTGATTCAAGTTAAAATTAGCGAAATATGATTAGAGTTTTTACACAAATCGTTGTTAATTATCTAAACAAGAGATAAAAAAGTGAATAGTTTATTCGTGCAAGAGAGCTATTTTTATTCACGCTCCTAATATTTGCATTCTTCTGGATAAAAAACATCTATCTAAGGTTCATCTATCTAAAGGTCTATCAATTAGATAAATTTTCAGCAATAAGATAGCTGATTTCATCAGCTTATAAATATCAGTAAAATATTTTTGTATTCTATTTTTTAGCTCTAGTGTAAATTTATAAAAAAAGGCATTTCTACCTCAATTTTCTAAAAGAGTCTATAAATTTAAAAAACATTGAGAGAGATGAATTGATTATGGAGAGAGATTTGAGCAACTTAGAAGTTGGCGATCGCATTAACGATATCTTTTTGGTCATCAATC
This DNA window, taken from Pleurocapsa sp. FMAR1, encodes the following:
- a CDS encoding YsnF/AvaK domain-containing protein, whose protein sequence is MDNYNNMDNYNNMDNYNSMNTDNHKRFYKRASGLFYSRDEAEAAVRALKDDGYDMDHVSVIARDADQIGGHETTEDAGNKADDGAATGIVTGGALGGLGGLLVGLGTLAIPGIGPILLAGAGATTLATTLAGAGIGAVAGGLIGGLIGLGIPEEKAKIYNDRVKGGSYLVIVNGTAAEIARAKPIMEHNGVEEFGIYDVPGAAATAVTEVDEDIRTRADVADHDKIRLYEERLMVNKQRAKAGEVSIGKRVETETANVSVPVEKERIVIERTNATSGTAVAPGTANFTGNEVAKVDLYEETADIQKQAFVREEVSVRKEVDTETVQARETIRREELEIDSDGDVIER